The following are encoded together in the bacterium Unc6 genome:
- a CDS encoding formate dehydrogenase family accessory protein FdhD, producing the protein MTGALVLWCSDVNMEEVWINKIDKGERRVVKDVVTEEIPLTIYYNGKELATLLCSPNKLKELVVGFLYSLGLIAGNNEIKQLTTDDKRWTAAVATKRKNNRGEEIFKRVFTSGCGKGTILYSADAVDRKRLDSKLRINHEKISQIMVQFHRSSISFQRTGGVHSAALTTGENIEIFMEDIGRHNALDKVIGEALLKNFKMKNSIMLTSGRLSSEIVLKAIRCDIPVLVTRSAPTDQAVKIARERNLTLVGFVRGKRMNIYAGEERITL; encoded by the coding sequence GTGACTGGTGCGCTGGTGCTCTGGTGCTCTGATGTGAATATGGAAGAGGTTTGGATAAACAAGATTGATAAGGGAGAAAGAAGGGTGGTTAAGGATGTGGTAACCGAAGAGATACCCTTGACCATTTACTATAATGGCAAAGAGTTGGCAACTCTTTTATGCAGCCCAAATAAGTTAAAAGAATTAGTAGTCGGATTTCTTTATTCTCTGGGTCTTATCGCCGGGAATAATGAGATAAAACAACTTACCACAGATGACAAGAGGTGGACTGCGGCGGTGGCAACCAAAAGAAAAAATAATAGGGGAGAAGAAATATTTAAAAGAGTATTCACTTCTGGATGCGGAAAAGGAACAATTCTTTACTCAGCAGATGCGGTTGACAGAAAGAGGCTTGATTCCAAACTAAGGATAAACCATGAAAAAATCTCTCAGATTATGGTTCAGTTTCACAGGTCCTCTATCTCTTTTCAAAGGACAGGGGGTGTTCATAGTGCTGCTTTGACTACGGGAGAGAATATAGAAATATTTATGGAGGATATTGGACGCCACAATGCTCTGGATAAGGTTATTGGAGAGGCGCTTCTTAAAAATTTTAAAATGAAAAACTCAATCATGCTTACTTCCGGCCGCCTATCTTCGGAGATTGTACTTAAAGCAATCAGATGTGACATACCCGTCCTTGTTACAAGGAGCGCTCCTACTGACCAGGCGGTTAAAATAGCCAGGGAAAGAAACCTGACCCTGGTTGGCTTTGTAAGAGGAAAAAGGATGAATATCTATGCGGGTGAAGAGAGAATTACCTTGTAA
- a CDS encoding formate dehydrogenase subunit alpha, protein MHQEHVNIPSLGISYGNPCPGRDDMAGLLGVIGSGAMTNPISEISDAKCILAIGTNTTEAHPIIGLRVKKATQNGAKLIVANPRYIDLCRFADIWLQQWPGSDVALLMGMSRVIVDEGLVDTAFIEERCENFDEFKKSLNNFDLSMVERITGVPKGKIVDAARIYAGSKPATTLWSMGITQHSHGTDNVFALANLVMLTGNIGKPSSGVNPLRGQNNVQGACDMGCLPSVYPGYQMVSDETIRKKFETAWGVNLNPESGLTLTEIWPAAVLGKIKALYVIGVDPVLSVADSKQVREGLKTIEFIIAQDIFLNETAKFADIVLPAVSFAEKDGTFTNSERRIQRVRKAIEPVGNSRPDWWITCQIARRLGGKGFDFNHPAEIFEEIASLTPSYKGISYERLENESLQWPCPNREHPGTPILHIGQFRTTNGKGKFTPLEYKPSAEIPDKVYPLVLTTGRCLYQYHGTLSRKVDGLNILMAQEQVEMNPKDATKLRICDGEMVRVVSRRGEVMAKAKVTEDSPPGLVSMTFHFAESPTNVLTNPALDPIAKTPETKVCAVRIEKLRNNAENK, encoded by the coding sequence ATGCACCAGGAGCATGTCAACATCCCCTCTCTCGGCATATCTTATGGCAATCCCTGTCCCGGCAGAGATGATATGGCGGGGCTATTAGGCGTAATTGGCAGTGGAGCAATGACCAATCCCATAAGTGAGATTAGTGATGCTAAGTGCATACTGGCTATAGGCACTAATACCACAGAGGCCCATCCAATAATTGGATTGCGAGTAAAAAAGGCAACTCAAAACGGAGCCAAACTCATTGTAGCTAACCCAAGATATATTGACCTGTGTCGCTTTGCTGATATCTGGCTACAGCAGTGGCCGGGTAGTGATGTTGCTCTGCTTATGGGCATGAGCCGGGTGATTGTTGATGAGGGATTGGTTGATACTGCCTTTATTGAAGAGCGTTGCGAGAACTTTGATGAATTTAAAAAGTCACTAAATAACTTTGACTTAAGCATGGTTGAACGAATCACGGGCGTTCCCAAGGGGAAGATAGTTGATGCTGCCAGAATCTATGCAGGCAGTAAGCCGGCAACCACTCTTTGGTCTATGGGCATTACTCAACACTCCCACGGCACTGATAATGTATTTGCCCTGGCTAATTTGGTGATGCTGACCGGGAATATCGGCAAACCTTCCTCAGGGGTCAATCCACTGCGGGGACAGAACAATGTCCAGGGTGCTTGCGATATGGGTTGCCTACCCAGTGTTTATCCTGGCTACCAAATGGTATCTGACGAAACCATTAGAAAGAAATTTGAGACTGCCTGGGGCGTGAACCTTAATCCTGAGTCAGGATTGACACTTACTGAAATATGGCCGGCAGCGGTTTTGGGAAAGATTAAAGCCCTTTATGTTATTGGTGTTGACCCGGTGTTGAGTGTAGCTGATTCCAAGCAGGTTCGGGAGGGACTCAAAACCATAGAATTCATTATTGCCCAGGACATCTTCCTGAACGAGACAGCTAAATTTGCTGATATTGTCTTACCAGCGGTGAGTTTTGCTGAGAAGGACGGCACTTTTACTAATAGTGAGCGACGCATCCAACGGGTGCGTAAAGCGATAGAACCCGTTGGTAATTCACGCCCAGATTGGTGGATCACCTGCCAGATAGCGAGAAGATTGGGCGGCAAGGGCTTTGATTTTAACCATCCTGCCGAGATCTTTGAGGAAATCGCCTCCCTTACTCCCAGTTACAAGGGCATATCTTACGAGCGCCTGGAGAACGAAAGTTTGCAGTGGCCCTGTCCTAACCGGGAACACCCCGGGACACCGATTCTTCACATTGGGCAGTTTCGCACTACCAACGGTAAGGGTAAATTTACCCCCTTAGAGTATAAGCCGTCGGCAGAAATTCCAGATAAGGTGTATCCCCTGGTCCTTACCACCGGGCGCTGCCTTTATCAGTATCATGGGACCTTATCGCGGAAGGTGGATGGTCTTAACATATTGATGGCTCAGGAGCAGGTAGAGATGAATCCAAAGGATGCCACCAAACTTAGGATCTGTGATGGTGAAATGGTACGGGTGGTTTCTCGTCGGGGAGAAGTGATGGCTAAAGCCAAGGTGACAGAGGACTCACCACCGGGTCTGGTCTCAATGACCTTCCACTTTGCTGAAAGCCCCACCAATGTGCTTACCAACCCGGCTCTGGACCCTATTGCTAAAACCCCCGAGACTAAGGTCTGTGCGGTACGAATAGAGAAATTAAGAAACAATGCAGAAAACAAGTGA
- a CDS encoding ABC transporter permease yields the protein MNEITTGLLKAIELIVTLDPEVMNIAGRSLAISLTATLLASLGCIFLGGLVHFHNFTGKRILINFIQTLYSLPTVTVGLFVFLLLSRAGPLGIFGLLFTPTGMVIGQMILISPIMTGFTISALSAVGPQIKDTAISLGASNFQAIFVIIKEARFAILAAVVLGFGRAISEVGIAIMIGGNIRGFTRVFTSAIALETAKGNIELSIALGIILMSLALVINLLLGRIQQG from the coding sequence ATGAATGAGATAACGACAGGACTCCTGAAGGCGATTGAGCTCATAGTTACACTTGACCCTGAGGTTATGAATATAGCCGGCAGAAGTCTGGCTATCTCTTTGACCGCTACCCTTCTTGCCTCCCTTGGGTGTATATTTTTAGGAGGTCTGGTCCACTTCCACAATTTCACCGGCAAGCGAATCCTGATCAATTTCATCCAGACGCTCTACAGCCTTCCAACCGTTACCGTTGGGCTTTTTGTTTTTTTGCTATTATCAAGGGCGGGGCCGCTTGGCATCTTCGGCTTGCTTTTCACACCAACCGGAATGGTAATAGGGCAGATGATATTGATTTCGCCCATTATGACGGGCTTTACCATTTCAGCCCTCAGCGCTGTTGGCCCTCAGATAAAGGACACTGCCATATCGCTTGGGGCAAGCAATTTTCAAGCAATCTTTGTTATTATAAAAGAGGCGAGGTTTGCTATCCTGGCTGCTGTGGTGTTGGGCTTTGGGAGAGCAATATCCGAAGTCGGTATTGCCATTATGATCGGTGGGAATATAAGAGGATTCACCAGGGTATTCACCAGTGCCATCGCCCTAGAAACAGCGAAGGGAAACATAGAACTCTCAATAGCGCTGGGAATTATTCTTATGTCACTGGCGCTGGTGATTAATTTACTTTTAGGCCGGATACAACAGGGGTAA
- a CDS encoding orotidine 5'-phosphate decarboxylase has protein sequence MPELIVSLDVINLEQEKKFFKTLFPVVKFFKIGSVLFTSTGPESVKVIKQMGGKVFLDLKFYDIPNIVESAVRSAVSLGVDMLNVHTGGGKKMMESAARGCREQAENLKILSPILVGVTVLTSFERSDLQQIGVYSTVKEQVMCLARIAKQSGLSGVVASVEEVPDIKNICGKNFITVTPGIRLKQSEDDQKRTATPSAAKSVGTDYIVVGRPVLLAQNPLEMCKDILRES, from the coding sequence ATGCCAGAACTTATTGTATCTCTTGATGTTATAAATTTAGAACAGGAGAAAAAATTTTTTAAAACACTTTTTCCTGTTGTAAAATTTTTTAAAATAGGAAGTGTTCTTTTTACCTCTACAGGACCGGAAAGCGTAAAAGTAATAAAACAGATGGGGGGGAAGGTATTTCTTGACCTTAAATTCTATGATATTCCCAATATTGTTGAGTCTGCTGTCCGAAGTGCTGTTAGTCTTGGGGTTGATATGTTAAATGTTCATACAGGCGGAGGTAAAAAGATGATGGAATCTGCTGCTAGGGGATGCCGAGAACAGGCAGAAAATCTTAAAATTCTTTCTCCGATATTGGTTGGGGTAACGGTTCTTACAAGTTTTGAGCGATCTGACCTGCAACAAATTGGGGTATATTCTACTGTAAAAGAACAGGTTATGTGTCTTGCAAGGATTGCAAAACAGTCAGGGCTTTCAGGGGTTGTTGCAAGTGTAGAGGAGGTTCCGGATATAAAAAATATATGTGGCAAAAATTTTATTACTGTTACCCCTGGTATAAGATTAAAACAATCCGAAGATGACCAAAAAAGGACTGCAACCCCTTCTGCTGCAAAAAGTGTCGGAACAGATTATATTGTGGTGGGAAGGCCTGTTTTACTCGCACAGAATCCTTTGGAGATGTGTAAAGATATATTAAGAGAGAGTTAA
- a CDS encoding dihydroorotate dehydrogenase B catalytic subunit encodes MDIDLSTNIGIKLKKPVLLASGTAGYGEEISKWIDVKSIGAIVTKTITLKPREGNPFPRICETPSGMLNSIGLQNSGLNHFIKNIVPEIKKLGVPIVVSIAGKNTEEYGKIAKKIEQCGVDAIEINLSCPNVGYKELIAQNTKSSYNVVRVVKKSVKVPVISKLSPQVTDIKIIAKTVQDAGTDAISLINTLPGMAIDIKERKPKIGNIIGGLSGPAIKPVALRMVYEVYNSVQVPIIGMGGILSAQDALEFIIAGASAVAVGVGNFINPQIGAEIISGLKKYLLENKIYKIGKLVGRLNTNKMVLNQA; translated from the coding sequence ATGGATATTGACTTATCTACAAATATTGGTATAAAATTAAAAAAACCTGTGCTTCTCGCATCAGGAACAGCCGGATACGGAGAAGAAATATCAAAATGGATAGATGTTAAAAGTATTGGTGCAATTGTTACCAAAACAATCACACTAAAACCAAGGGAAGGAAACCCTTTCCCAAGAATTTGTGAAACCCCTTCGGGTATGCTAAATTCTATCGGACTTCAAAACAGCGGATTAAACCACTTTATAAAAAATATTGTTCCTGAAATAAAAAAATTGGGTGTTCCTATTGTTGTCTCAATTGCAGGAAAAAATACGGAAGAATACGGGAAAATAGCAAAAAAAATAGAACAGTGCGGCGTGGACGCAATAGAGATTAATCTTTCCTGTCCAAATGTTGGCTATAAGGAACTCATTGCACAAAACACAAAATCCTCGTATAATGTTGTGAGGGTTGTTAAAAAATCTGTTAAGGTTCCGGTTATATCCAAACTTTCGCCGCAGGTCACAGACATAAAAATTATTGCAAAAACCGTGCAAGATGCCGGAACCGACGCAATTTCACTTATAAACACACTTCCCGGAATGGCAATAGATATAAAGGAAAGAAAACCCAAGATTGGGAACATTATAGGTGGGTTAAGCGGACCTGCAATAAAGCCGGTTGCACTAAGAATGGTTTATGAAGTATATAATAGCGTCCAGGTTCCAATCATAGGAATGGGAGGGATTTTAAGTGCACAAGATGCTTTGGAGTTTATCATTGCAGGTGCTTCTGCTGTTGCGGTTGGTGTGGGAAATTTTATTAATCCGCAAATAGGTGCAGAAATAATATCCGGCTTAAAGAAATATCTTTTGGAAAATAAAATATACAAGATAGGAAAATTGGTTGGACGCCTGAATACAAATAAAATGGTCTTGAACCAGGCTTGA
- a CDS encoding Holliday junction branch migration DNA helicase RuvB, with protein sequence MEKDVFKKSLLTPQETEEDTVLNVALRPSKISEFINQKEVVENIFIAIKAAKKRQEVLEHILFSGPPGLGKTTLAHIIAKETGAQITSTTGPSIERAGDLVGILTNLKQGNIFFIDEIHRLSKLVEEFLYPAMENFQIDFVIDKGPYARTIKFTLKPFVLVGATTRSGLLTGALRGRFGMHFHLDFYKPADLLLVIKRTAEILGIFIEDGAATEIAKRSRGTPRIANRLLKRVRDYAQVKFDGKITKKISEEALKMQGVDTEGLDNLDRKMLETIINIYNGGPAGIEAIAASLNEERDTLEDVVEPYLLKAGFIKRTSRGRQATDLAYKHLNISCLKSSSAQKQIFEC encoded by the coding sequence ATGGAAAAAGATGTTTTTAAAAAAAGCCTTCTTACCCCTCAGGAAACAGAAGAGGATACAGTTCTTAATGTCGCTCTCAGGCCATCAAAAATATCAGAGTTTATAAACCAAAAAGAGGTTGTAGAAAACATTTTTATTGCCATAAAAGCAGCAAAAAAAAGGCAGGAGGTATTAGAGCACATCCTTTTTTCAGGACCCCCGGGATTGGGAAAAACCACACTTGCACATATCATTGCAAAAGAGACGGGGGCACAGATAACATCCACAACTGGACCTTCTATAGAAAGAGCAGGAGATCTTGTGGGCATACTGACAAACCTGAAACAGGGGAATATTTTTTTTATAGATGAAATACACAGGCTTTCAAAGCTTGTAGAAGAATTTCTTTATCCAGCTATGGAAAACTTTCAGATAGATTTTGTCATTGACAAGGGCCCTTATGCAAGAACCATAAAATTTACCCTTAAACCGTTTGTGCTTGTTGGGGCAACAACACGGTCGGGGCTTTTGACAGGAGCGCTGAGAGGCCGCTTTGGTATGCATTTTCACCTGGACTTTTATAAGCCAGCAGACCTTTTGCTTGTAATAAAACGAACAGCTGAAATCCTCGGGATCTTCATAGAAGATGGTGCCGCAACAGAAATTGCAAAAAGATCCCGTGGCACACCAAGAATAGCAAACCGACTTTTAAAAAGAGTAAGAGACTATGCACAGGTAAAATTTGATGGGAAAATAACAAAAAAAATTTCTGAGGAAGCCTTAAAAATGCAAGGGGTGGACACAGAGGGACTGGACAACCTTGATAGAAAGATGCTTGAAACAATCATAAATATTTATAACGGAGGGCCCGCAGGCATAGAAGCAATAGCTGCCTCATTAAATGAGGAAAGAGATACACTTGAAGATGTTGTTGAGCCATATCTTTTAAAGGCTGGCTTTATAAAAAGAACTTCCAGGGGAAGGCAGGCAACAGACCTTGCATATAAACACCTGAATATTTCTTGCTTAAAAAGCTCTTCCGCCCAAAAACAGATATTTGAGTGTTAA
- a CDS encoding PIG-L family deacetylase, translating to MKLKNAQAQVFVPDGMNVKKALTKTTHIGIGAHHDDLEVMAYHGILQHFENKKNWFLGVTVTDGRGSPRSGVYARYTDEEMRKVRRVEQKKAASVGEYTAVCLLEWPSELVKNPKDSGVREDLKEILKAAKPSYIYTHNIADKHPTHVAVAVKTIQSLRELRDIFVPEAVFGCEVWRGLDWMNDKDKVALDVSSHEGIANALVGLFDSQVCGGKRYDIATIGRRRANATYLASHEVDKATHLIFAMDLAPLVKDISLDIEEYVVGFIKKFEKDVRENIKKLIQG from the coding sequence ATGAAGCTTAAAAATGCACAGGCGCAGGTATTTGTTCCAGATGGTATGAATGTTAAAAAAGCATTAACAAAAACAACACACATAGGCATAGGCGCACATCACGATGACCTTGAGGTGATGGCATACCATGGGATATTGCAGCATTTTGAAAACAAGAAGAATTGGTTTCTCGGTGTTACGGTTACAGATGGCAGAGGTTCACCAAGAAGCGGGGTATATGCAAGATATACGGACGAAGAAATGCGAAAGGTAAGACGCGTTGAACAAAAAAAGGCGGCGTCTGTGGGAGAGTATACAGCTGTCTGTCTTCTTGAATGGCCATCAGAATTGGTAAAAAATCCGAAAGATAGCGGTGTAAGAGAAGACTTAAAAGAAATTTTAAAAGCAGCAAAGCCTTCTTATATCTACACGCACAATATTGCAGATAAACACCCCACGCATGTTGCAGTTGCAGTAAAGACCATACAGAGTTTAAGAGAATTAAGGGATATATTTGTTCCCGAAGCTGTTTTTGGTTGCGAGGTGTGGAGAGGACTTGACTGGATGAATGATAAGGATAAGGTTGCTCTTGATGTAAGCTCTCATGAAGGCATTGCAAATGCACTTGTAGGGCTATTTGATTCACAGGTGTGTGGAGGGAAAAGGTATGATATCGCAACAATTGGAAGAAGAAGAGCGAATGCAACATATCTTGCATCACATGAAGTTGATAAAGCAACGCACCTTATATTTGCTATGGATCTGGCCCCCCTTGTGAAAGATATTTCATTAGACATAGAAGAATATGTTGTAGGTTTTATAAAGAAATTTGAAAAAGATGTCCGAGAAAACATTAAAAAACTAATACAAGGTTAG
- a CDS encoding YeeE/YedE family protein: MKLKEENGWSPYLAGALSGLVVIMSVWATGRFFGATTTFVRSAGMLEKLFAPERVDRLAYFVKYVPKIDWQWMFVIGILIGSLLAAVTSGSFRWQALPDMWKKRFGSSLIKRAVVAFIGGVIAIFGARLAGGCPSGQGLSGSLQLSISGLIAVVGFFAGGVVTARLLYDRGGERK, from the coding sequence GTGAAGTTAAAAGAAGAAAATGGTTGGAGCCCTTATCTGGCTGGGGCGCTAAGCGGTCTGGTGGTTATTATGTCTGTCTGGGCAACAGGAAGGTTTTTTGGTGCAACTACTACTTTTGTCCGTTCGGCCGGTATGCTGGAGAAACTTTTTGCTCCGGAGCGTGTAGACAGGCTCGCTTATTTTGTTAAATATGTGCCCAAGATAGACTGGCAGTGGATGTTTGTGATAGGCATCCTCATAGGTTCTTTGCTGGCAGCGGTAACCTCGGGCAGTTTTCGCTGGCAGGCCCTTCCGGATATGTGGAAAAAGCGCTTTGGTTCCAGCCTAATCAAGCGAGCGGTAGTAGCTTTCATCGGAGGAGTAATAGCGATATTTGGCGCCAGGCTGGCCGGTGGTTGCCCAAGCGGTCAAGGGCTAAGCGGTTCACTCCAGCTATCCATTAGTGGACTTATCGCTGTAGTCGGTTTCTTCGCCGGAGGCGTTGTAACTGCCCGCCTGCTTTACGACAGAGGAGGTGAGCGCAAATGA
- a CDS encoding YeeE/YedE family protein encodes MNMLLYGLITGVLFGFLLQKGRVLRYDKQLGALRLLDMTIVKFMFSAILVGMVGVYLLKDLGLVELSVRPIILGGSILGGLIFGVGWGLLGYCPGTQLGALGEGRWDALWGILGMMVGAALFVEAYPALKKTVLTWGDFGKATLPQALGLNHWFIIPLFVVAVLALFRWLERKKL; translated from the coding sequence ATGAACATGCTCCTTTACGGGCTCATTACCGGGGTTCTCTTTGGTTTCTTGTTGCAAAAAGGAAGGGTGCTGCGTTACGATAAGCAGCTGGGAGCCTTGCGTTTATTAGATATGACTATCGTGAAGTTTATGTTTTCAGCAATTCTGGTTGGCATGGTAGGGGTTTATCTGCTTAAAGACCTGGGGTTAGTTGAACTTTCTGTAAGGCCAATTATCCTAGGGGGCAGCATTTTAGGCGGGCTTATCTTCGGGGTTGGCTGGGGATTATTGGGTTATTGCCCTGGAACCCAGCTCGGAGCTCTGGGTGAAGGGCGCTGGGATGCACTTTGGGGCATTCTGGGCATGATGGTCGGTGCTGCGCTTTTTGTTGAAGCCTACCCAGCCCTGAAGAAGACGGTGCTAACTTGGGGAGATTTTGGCAAGGCCACCCTGCCCCAGGCTCTGGGGCTGAACCACTGGTTTATTATTCCCCTCTTTGTAGTGGCGGTGCTGGCGCTTTTTAGGTGGTTAGAGAGAAAAAAACTTTAG
- a CDS encoding rubrerythrin family protein, translating into MKTLKGTETEKNLLTAFAGESQARNRYTYFASQAKKDGYEQISAIFLETADNEKEHAKRLFKFLEGGELEISATFPAGVIGDTKENLRASSAGENYEWTQMYPEFAKIAEQEEFRDIAKVFSSIAVAEKQHEKRYLALLENIEKTLVFNRNEVVKWKCRNCGYIYERTEAPEECPACAHPRVYFELLGENY; encoded by the coding sequence ATGAAGACATTAAAAGGTACAGAGACAGAAAAAAATTTACTCACAGCATTTGCAGGTGAATCGCAGGCAAGGAATCGGTACACTTACTTTGCTTCGCAGGCGAAAAAAGATGGTTATGAGCAGATATCTGCAATATTTTTAGAAACCGCAGATAACGAAAAAGAACATGCCAAGCGATTGTTTAAGTTTTTAGAAGGTGGCGAATTAGAAATTTCTGCTACTTTTCCTGCAGGTGTTATTGGAGATACAAAAGAAAATTTAAGAGCATCATCTGCTGGTGAAAATTATGAATGGACACAGATGTATCCTGAATTTGCAAAAATAGCAGAACAAGAAGAGTTTAGGGATATAGCGAAAGTTTTTAGTTCAATAGCAGTTGCTGAAAAACAGCATGAAAAAAGGTATCTTGCTCTTTTGGAAAACATTGAGAAAACCCTGGTTTTTAATAGGAATGAAGTTGTAAAATGGAAATGTAGAAACTGTGGTTATATTTATGAAAGGACAGAAGCACCGGAAGAATGTCCGGCATGTGCACATCCGAGAGTATATTTTGAATTATTAGGTGAAAATTATTAA
- a CDS encoding desulfoferrodoxin, with product MTEKLEVSKCEICGNITEVLHEGKGQLVCCDQPMKLLKENTVDASKEKHLPVIEKTDDGIKVKVGSVPHPMEVKHYIEWIEIMADGIAYRKFLKPGDIPEAVFSITGENITAREYCNIHGLWKN from the coding sequence ATGACTGAAAAATTAGAAGTGTCCAAGTGTGAAATTTGTGGCAATATCACAGAGGTATTACACGAAGGGAAAGGGCAACTGGTGTGCTGTGATCAGCCAATGAAACTCTTAAAAGAAAACACTGTTGATGCATCAAAAGAAAAACATCTTCCTGTGATTGAGAAAACAGATGATGGAATAAAAGTGAAAGTTGGCAGTGTTCCACACCCAATGGAGGTGAAACATTATATTGAGTGGATAGAAATAATGGCTGATGGTATCGCATACAGGAAATTCCTAAAACCCGGTGATATACCAGAAGCGGTATTCTCTATAACAGGAGAAAACATAACAGCAAGAGAATACTGTAATATTCACGGGTTATGGAAAAATTAA
- a CDS encoding MBL fold hydrolase, which yields MAIREIKSGIYSVGAIDWDRRLFDELIPLPDGTSYNSYLIKGSEKTTLIDTVDPTKQCELVNNLEELGITNIDYVIANHAEQDHSGSIPEILKLYPDAKVITTPKCKEMLMDLLLISAEKFITVNDRETISLGNRTLEFIHTPWVHWPETMVAYLKEDKILFPCDFLGSHLATSDLFVIDEAKVYEAAKRYYAEIMMPFRTIIKKHLEKIKDLDIEIIAPSHGPVYNRPKFILDTYKDWISDEVKNEVVVAYISMHGSTAKMVDYFIDALIEKGITVKPFNLTKTDIGELATALVDAATIVIASPTVLAGPHPNVVYAVYLANVLRPKVKFASLIGSYSWGGKMLEQITGMLTNLKVEIIEPVVAKGYPKEDDFNSLNRLADDIYKKHRENNLIERR from the coding sequence ATGGCTATCAGAGAAATAAAATCAGGGATTTATTCAGTAGGTGCAATTGATTGGGATAGAAGATTGTTTGATGAACTTATACCGCTTCCGGATGGGACAAGTTATAACTCTTACTTGATAAAAGGTAGTGAGAAAACAACGCTTATAGATACTGTTGACCCAACTAAACAGTGCGAACTTGTAAATAATCTTGAGGAACTTGGGATTACAAACATTGATTATGTTATTGCAAACCATGCTGAGCAAGACCATTCTGGCAGTATTCCTGAAATTCTTAAACTTTATCCCGATGCAAAAGTTATAACTACTCCGAAATGCAAAGAAATGCTTATGGATTTACTGTTAATTTCTGCGGAAAAATTCATAACTGTAAATGACAGAGAAACAATATCATTGGGTAATAGAACATTAGAGTTTATACACACTCCCTGGGTTCACTGGCCCGAGACAATGGTTGCTTACTTAAAAGAAGATAAAATTTTGTTTCCTTGCGATTTTTTAGGTTCGCATTTAGCGACAAGTGATTTGTTTGTCATAGACGAAGCAAAAGTATACGAGGCTGCAAAACGTTATTATGCAGAGATTATGATGCCGTTTAGAACCATTATCAAAAAACACCTGGAGAAGATAAAGGACTTGGACATTGAGATAATTGCACCAAGCCACGGTCCGGTTTACAATAGACCAAAATTTATCTTGGATACATATAAAGATTGGATTTCTGATGAAGTAAAAAATGAAGTAGTTGTTGCCTATATCTCAATGCATGGTAGCACTGCAAAGATGGTTGATTATTTTATAGATGCACTTATTGAGAAAGGTATCACTGTAAAGCCATTCAACTTGACAAAAACAGATATAGGAGAACTTGCAACAGCACTTGTAGATGCTGCTACAATTGTGATTGCCTCGCCAACGGTTTTAGCAGGCCCGCATCCAAATGTAGTTTATGCAGTTTATCTTGCCAATGTTTTGAGACCGAAGGTTAAATTTGCCTCGTTGATTGGTTCTTATTCCTGGGGTGGAAAAATGTTAGAACAAATTACTGGAATGCTAACTAATCTAAAAGTAGAAATTATTGAGCCTGTTGTTGCAAAAGGATACCCGAAAGAAGATGATTTTAATTCGTTAAATAGATTAGCAGATGATATTTACAAAAAGCACAGGGAGAACAATCTCATAGAAAGGAGGTGA